One region of Cobetia sp. cqz5-12 genomic DNA includes:
- a CDS encoding YjbF family lipoprotein: MKTARATQRFTFSSPARGTAATSVVSRVLRSRSLAAFGTLACLVSLSGCAQIVSSSLGDVMGKDEFDATRASELPYASLKLKHANSTALVVLATLEGNGRIARFESRDRGILELRDGVLSATSGFARDVADRREQSTTGRALARPAWLMASGTTYQVSVSALSPYPRRLERQDAASTGSQRQDDVAVMQVHEATARLECEAAAPYSLPLAELPLQHCREILNWDDGSTTRNDLWRDENRVWAADMTAWPDGPRFGWEVAKAW, translated from the coding sequence ATGAAGACGGCACGTGCGACGCAACGCTTCACGTTCTCAAGCCCTGCGCGGGGCACGGCGGCCACCTCGGTGGTCTCTCGTGTCCTGCGCAGCAGGTCGTTGGCGGCATTCGGCACCCTTGCGTGTCTGGTGTCGCTTTCCGGCTGTGCCCAGATCGTCTCGAGTTCGCTCGGTGACGTGATGGGCAAGGACGAGTTTGACGCCACACGTGCCAGCGAGCTGCCCTATGCCTCTCTCAAGCTGAAGCATGCCAACAGCACCGCGCTGGTCGTGCTGGCGACGCTTGAAGGCAATGGGCGCATCGCGCGTTTCGAGAGTCGCGACCGCGGCATCCTCGAATTGCGTGATGGCGTCCTGTCCGCCACTTCAGGCTTTGCGCGTGATGTGGCAGACAGGCGTGAGCAAAGTACTACCGGGCGCGCTCTGGCGCGTCCGGCCTGGTTGATGGCCAGTGGCACGACCTATCAGGTCAGTGTCAGTGCGCTGTCCCCCTACCCGCGCCGGCTGGAGCGTCAGGATGCCGCCTCCACCGGCAGCCAGCGCCAGGACGACGTCGCCGTGATGCAGGTACACGAGGCCACGGCGCGACTCGAATGCGAGGCCGCCGCCCCCTATTCGCTGCCGCTGGCAGAACTGCCGCTGCAGCACTGCCGCGAGATTCTGAACTGGGACGACGGCAGCACCACACGCAATGACCTGTGGCGCGACGAGAATCGCGTCTGGGCGGCCGACATGACGGCCTGGCCCGATGGCCCGCGGTTCGGTTGGGAGGTCGCCAAGGCATGGTGA
- a CDS encoding YjbH domain-containing protein: MSSPFRPANHVTHSSPEQRPALARNGWLALGMAGGLLGAQIAHAATGESQSDFGGVGLMQTPTARFAPQGELSFTYSRTQPYKRFSVNAAPFDWMELGFRYVSVETVSYGAAAPDRDYLDKSFDTKFRLMQEGRYQPEVAVGLRDLGGTGLFSSEYLVASKRYGDFDFSLGLGWGYLGTRGDFSNPLAVVRSSLETRSDSTSDDGGDFQLGSMFSGSPAVFGGIEYQTPWDPLTLMLEYEGNDYSDEPLTVEIEQDSPVNLGATVKVNDNLSLHGGWERGNTAMLGLSLSTNLAGLAQAKDDGTPEAVAPSTHSRYRNDQTPEAFRVHSLNADASSGTASSAYTASAARAPGVAAEPSAHEEPSVGQEPSTEQQGRLLTLDSFGGAPADPPLEPGTTDGPQAEKLPRLAEVDWDALADTLRAQSGLEVSQLRVEGDTLIVEAEATRFRDDLQAEGRANRVLHNRLPAEITTFRYRLSSNGLALREDEHPRQPFVAAANDRRFGAEYEHSITAHAASPHASSPNGADDAARRASGDGVKLAREPFGFSWGFSPSLKQNFGGPDGYLYQLNLQLDALWRTDRNGWFTGVATYQLADNFDSYEYIADSELPRVRTYVGEYIKETDLGITSLQYNRTHQFGRDWYAQAYGGILEMMYAGVGAELLYRPMNSSLALGLDINRVRQREFDQQFGLRDYSVTTGHATAYWQSGWHDVLVKGSVGRYLAGDVGATLDLSRSFSNGVSVGAWATMTDAGDDYGEGSFDKGLYVSIPLDAFFTTSSKGSTGFAWAPLTRDGGARLNRRYQLYDMTSDRDPEAYWDGIDKVYK; this comes from the coding sequence ATGTCGAGTCCTTTTCGCCCTGCCAATCACGTTACGCACTCAAGCCCCGAGCAGCGCCCTGCCCTGGCACGCAATGGCTGGCTGGCACTCGGCATGGCGGGTGGATTGCTGGGCGCGCAGATCGCCCATGCGGCGACCGGCGAATCCCAGAGCGACTTCGGTGGTGTGGGTCTGATGCAGACGCCCACGGCGCGCTTTGCACCCCAGGGCGAATTGAGCTTCACCTACAGCCGCACCCAGCCCTACAAGCGGTTCAGCGTCAACGCGGCACCCTTCGACTGGATGGAGCTGGGCTTTCGCTATGTCTCGGTGGAAACCGTCAGCTATGGCGCGGCCGCCCCGGACCGCGACTATCTGGATAAATCCTTCGACACCAAGTTCCGCCTGATGCAGGAAGGCCGCTATCAGCCCGAAGTCGCGGTGGGCCTGCGAGATCTCGGCGGTACGGGCCTGTTCAGCTCCGAGTATCTGGTCGCCAGCAAACGCTACGGCGACTTCGATTTCAGTCTGGGCCTCGGCTGGGGCTATCTGGGCACGCGCGGCGACTTCAGCAATCCGCTGGCAGTGGTGAGAAGCAGCCTCGAGACGCGCAGCGACTCGACCAGCGATGACGGCGGTGACTTCCAGCTCGGCAGCATGTTCAGCGGCAGCCCGGCCGTCTTCGGCGGCATCGAATACCAGACGCCCTGGGACCCGCTGACCCTGATGCTGGAATACGAAGGCAACGACTATTCCGACGAGCCACTGACGGTGGAGATCGAACAGGACTCGCCGGTCAATCTGGGCGCGACCGTCAAGGTCAATGACAACCTGTCTCTGCATGGCGGCTGGGAGCGGGGCAACACCGCCATGCTGGGGCTATCGCTGTCGACCAATCTGGCCGGGCTCGCCCAGGCCAAGGACGACGGCACACCGGAAGCGGTCGCCCCCAGCACCCACAGCCGTTATCGCAACGACCAGACACCCGAGGCCTTCCGCGTGCACTCGCTCAATGCGGACGCCTCCTCGGGTACGGCATCCTCCGCCTACACCGCCAGCGCTGCCAGAGCGCCAGGCGTGGCGGCAGAGCCGTCGGCCCATGAAGAGCCGTCAGTAGGTCAAGAGCCCTCCACTGAACAACAAGGCCGTCTGCTGACACTCGACTCGTTCGGCGGCGCGCCCGCGGATCCCCCGCTCGAGCCGGGTACGACTGATGGCCCCCAGGCAGAAAAGCTCCCGCGTCTTGCCGAGGTCGACTGGGACGCGCTGGCCGATACCCTGCGTGCCCAGAGCGGCCTTGAGGTGTCACAGTTGCGGGTCGAGGGCGACACCTTGATCGTCGAGGCAGAAGCGACGCGCTTCCGTGATGACCTGCAGGCCGAAGGCCGCGCCAACCGCGTACTGCACAACCGCCTGCCCGCCGAGATCACCACCTTCCGCTATCGCCTGAGCAGCAATGGACTGGCGCTGCGCGAAGATGAGCATCCGCGTCAGCCCTTCGTGGCCGCCGCCAATGACCGTCGCTTCGGCGCCGAATACGAGCACTCCATCACCGCCCATGCCGCTTCGCCCCATGCCAGCTCGCCCAATGGTGCCGATGATGCGGCACGCCGGGCGTCAGGGGATGGCGTCAAGCTGGCACGTGAGCCGTTCGGCTTCAGTTGGGGCTTCTCGCCGAGCCTCAAGCAGAACTTCGGCGGCCCCGATGGCTACCTCTATCAGCTCAACCTGCAGCTGGACGCCCTGTGGCGTACAGACCGCAATGGCTGGTTCACCGGCGTGGCGACCTATCAGCTCGCCGACAACTTCGACAGCTACGAGTACATCGCCGATTCCGAGCTGCCGCGCGTGCGCACCTATGTCGGGGAATACATCAAGGAAACCGACCTGGGCATCACCAGCCTGCAGTACAATCGCACCCACCAGTTCGGGCGCGACTGGTACGCCCAGGCCTACGGCGGCATTCTCGAGATGATGTATGCCGGGGTCGGCGCCGAGCTGCTCTATCGCCCGATGAACAGCTCGCTGGCGCTGGGGCTGGACATCAACCGCGTCCGCCAGCGCGAGTTCGACCAGCAATTCGGCCTGCGTGACTACTCGGTCACCACCGGTCACGCCACTGCCTACTGGCAGTCCGGCTGGCACGATGTGCTGGTCAAGGGCTCGGTGGGGCGCTATCTGGCCGGCGATGTCGGCGCGACGCTGGACCTGTCGCGCAGCTTCTCCAACGGGGTCAGTGTCGGCGCCTGGGCGACCATGACCGATGCCGGCGATGACTACGGCGAGGGTAGTTTCGACAAGGGGCTCTACGTCAGCATCCCGCTGGATGCCTTCTTCACCACCTCCAGCAAGGGCAGCACCGGCTTTGCCTGGGCACCGCTGACCCGTGATGGTGGCGCACGCCTCAACCGCCGCTATCAGCTGTATGACATGACCAGTGATCGGGACCCCGAGGCGTACTGGGATGGCATCGACAAGGTCTACAAGTAA
- a CDS encoding YkgJ family cysteine cluster protein, translated as MNIPITDVSPFHGGDTIPVNPEITCSNCQACCCRLEVILLTDTGVPDYLIDEDEWGGEVMRRLDDGWCAAVDRETLMCTIYDRRPQLCRDYEMGSPECEDERLENGLDQ; from the coding sequence ATGAATATTCCGATTACCGACGTATCGCCGTTCCATGGCGGCGATACGATACCTGTGAACCCCGAGATCACCTGCAGCAACTGCCAGGCCTGCTGCTGCCGGCTAGAGGTCATCCTGCTCACCGATACCGGCGTGCCGGACTACCTGATCGACGAGGATGAATGGGGCGGCGAAGTCATGCGCCGCCTCGACGATGGCTGGTGTGCCGCCGTCGACCGCGAGACGCTGATGTGCACCATCTACGACCGGCGCCCGCAGCTGTGCCGCGATTACGAGATGGGCAGCCCGGAATGCGAAGACGAGCGCCTGGAAAACGGCCTCGATCAGTAG
- a CDS encoding acetyl-CoA hydrolase/transferase family protein, which translates to MSSSGSRSSVTPHAQAVFAEHVPASAAAEASATPAATAASSEVFSLLARMEVGELTPEQHAEIARRCRWTDWQSRQMSASQAAELIHDGMTVGMSGFTRAGEAKALPLALVEKARREPFSITLMTGASLGNDLDGQMADAHMLARRMPFQVDPVLRRAINAGEVMFMDQHLSETVELLRNHQLSDMDIAVIEASAITADGGIVPTTSVGNSASYAILADKVIIELNLESPAALEGLHDIYIPQMRPSRQPIPVVAPDSRIGTPYIPIDPARIAAIVLTRGSDSPSTCTPPDDDTRRMADHLVELLKQEVALGRLTPALLPLQAGIGSMANAVMSGLKEGPFEHLTMYSEVLQDSTFDLLDAGKLDFASGSSITVTEERGRTLWKDLERYRDRLILRPQELSNHPGIVRRLGVIAVNTALEFDIYGNVNSTHVCGTRMMNGIGGSGDFARNAQLSVFITKSLAKGGDISSVVPFASHVDHTEHDVDILVTEHGLADLRGLAPRERAVQVIENCSDPSYRPALRAYFEEACQRGGHTPHCLEQALSWHREVEVKGHMRAMRTAAEPSPGLAAAAPSLPNATA; encoded by the coding sequence GTGTCTTCATCCGGTTCTCGCTCCAGTGTCACGCCTCATGCCCAGGCGGTCTTTGCAGAGCATGTGCCAGCCTCCGCAGCTGCCGAGGCATCAGCCACGCCTGCCGCAACAGCTGCATCCAGTGAGGTGTTCTCGCTGCTGGCGCGCATGGAGGTCGGCGAGCTGACCCCGGAGCAGCACGCCGAGATCGCGCGTCGCTGTCGCTGGACTGACTGGCAGTCTCGCCAGATGAGTGCCAGCCAGGCCGCCGAATTGATTCACGATGGCATGACGGTGGGCATGAGCGGCTTCACGCGGGCGGGGGAGGCCAAGGCCCTGCCGCTGGCGCTGGTCGAGAAGGCGCGTCGCGAGCCGTTCTCCATCACGCTGATGACCGGTGCCTCGCTGGGCAATGACCTCGATGGCCAGATGGCGGATGCCCACATGCTGGCGCGGCGCATGCCGTTTCAGGTCGACCCGGTGCTGCGGCGTGCCATCAACGCCGGCGAAGTGATGTTCATGGACCAGCACCTGTCCGAGACGGTGGAGCTGTTGCGCAACCACCAGCTGAGCGACATGGACATCGCGGTGATCGAGGCCAGCGCCATCACCGCCGATGGCGGTATCGTGCCGACCACCTCGGTGGGCAACTCGGCCAGCTACGCGATTCTCGCCGACAAGGTGATCATCGAGCTCAACCTCGAATCGCCGGCAGCGCTTGAAGGGCTGCACGACATCTACATTCCGCAGATGCGCCCCAGCCGGCAGCCGATTCCGGTGGTCGCGCCGGATTCGCGCATCGGCACGCCCTATATCCCGATTGACCCTGCCAGGATTGCCGCCATCGTGCTGACGCGTGGCAGTGATAGTCCCTCGACCTGTACGCCCCCCGATGACGATACCCGTCGGATGGCGGATCACCTGGTCGAGCTGCTCAAGCAGGAAGTCGCGCTGGGGCGTCTGACACCGGCATTGCTGCCGCTGCAGGCGGGCATCGGCAGCATGGCCAACGCGGTGATGAGTGGCTTGAAGGAAGGGCCCTTCGAGCACCTGACCATGTACTCGGAGGTACTGCAGGATTCCACCTTCGATCTGCTGGATGCCGGCAAGCTCGATTTCGCCTCCGGCTCCTCCATCACCGTCACCGAGGAGCGTGGCCGCACGCTGTGGAAGGACCTCGAACGCTATCGTGACCGCCTGATCCTGCGCCCGCAGGAGCTGTCCAATCATCCGGGCATCGTGCGACGGCTCGGCGTGATCGCGGTCAATACCGCGCTTGAGTTCGACATCTATGGCAACGTCAATTCCACCCACGTCTGCGGCACGCGGATGATGAACGGCATCGGCGGTTCCGGCGATTTCGCGCGCAATGCCCAGCTCTCGGTGTTCATCACCAAGTCATTGGCCAAGGGGGGGGATATCTCGAGCGTGGTGCCCTTCGCCAGCCACGTGGACCACACCGAGCACGATGTCGATATCCTGGTCACCGAGCATGGGCTGGCGGATCTGCGCGGTCTGGCGCCGCGCGAGCGGGCGGTGCAGGTGATCGAGAACTGCTCGGACCCGAGCTATCGCCCTGCGCTGCGCGCCTATTTCGAGGAGGCGTGTCAGCGTGGTGGCCACACGCCACATTGTCTGGAGCAGGCGCTGAGCTGGCATCGCGAGGTAGAGGTGAAGGGGCACATGCGCGCCATGCGCACGGCAGCCGAGCCAAGCCCAGGTCTTGCAGCAGCGGCCCCGTCGCTGCCGAACGCCACTGCCTGA
- a CDS encoding LysR family transcriptional regulator, which translates to MFNAQYFRTFITLVETGSFTHTARKLEMTQPGVSQHIRKLEQYLGRSLLNRQGRKFSLTAAGRRCYDYSIKLFAEHTQFMHSLDDDSPDSGECRVASPSSVGLMFYPFTLGYQQQHPGLTVSYSFAFNSEIVQDVLAGRFDLGIVTEPVKHPDLNFELWHQEPLCLVVPADFAGNSLNELMALGFMNYADGVNNASALLRENFAGEFRSMSHFPQQGFTNDIGMVLDAVARGLGFTVVSRTVLETSPWQRQVREMPLTEAVYENLYIVTRDNAEVPRRYEQLLGEFRLQRRNTLYGYADAPESFDNMDFDSMV; encoded by the coding sequence ATGTTCAACGCCCAGTATTTTCGTACCTTCATCACACTGGTGGAGACCGGCAGCTTTACCCATACCGCGCGCAAGCTGGAGATGACCCAGCCCGGCGTCAGCCAGCATATTCGCAAGCTGGAGCAGTATCTGGGCCGCTCGCTGCTCAATCGCCAGGGACGCAAGTTCTCGCTGACCGCAGCGGGGCGTCGCTGCTATGACTACTCCATCAAGCTGTTCGCCGAGCACACCCAGTTCATGCACTCGCTGGATGATGATTCCCCGGACAGCGGCGAATGCCGCGTGGCCAGTCCCTCAAGCGTCGGGCTGATGTTCTATCCGTTCACCCTGGGCTATCAGCAGCAGCATCCGGGACTGACGGTCAGCTACAGCTTCGCCTTCAATTCCGAGATCGTGCAGGACGTGCTGGCGGGTCGCTTCGACCTGGGCATCGTCACCGAGCCGGTCAAGCATCCGGATCTCAACTTCGAGCTGTGGCATCAGGAGCCGCTGTGCCTGGTGGTGCCCGCCGACTTCGCCGGCAACAGCCTCAACGAGCTGATGGCGCTGGGCTTCATGAATTACGCCGATGGCGTCAACAATGCCAGTGCCTTGTTGCGTGAGAACTTCGCCGGTGAATTCCGCTCCATGAGCCACTTCCCGCAGCAGGGCTTCACCAACGATATCGGCATGGTGCTGGACGCCGTGGCACGTGGTCTGGGCTTTACCGTCGTCTCTCGTACGGTGCTCGAGACCTCGCCGTGGCAGCGTCAGGTGCGCGAGATGCCGCTGACCGAAGCCGTCTATGAGAATCTTTACATCGTCACGCGTGACAATGCCGAGGTGCCGCGCCGCTACGAGCAGCTGCTGGGCGAATTCCGCCTGCAGCGTCGCAACACGCTTTACGGCTACGCTGATGCGCCGGAAAGCTTCGACAACATGGACTTCGACAGCATGGTGTAA
- the ppnN gene encoding nucleotide 5'-monophosphate nucleosidase PpnN has product MNSVTSEATTYSRDASSMLVSTIISPEGSLEVLSQDEVNRLRDTSSNGLHDILRRCALAVLNCGSQTDDSVAVLNAHKNFEIEVLQQDRGIRLKLDNAPGDAFVDGKMIRGIREHLSSVLRDIVYVANEIQNTPRFDLTTTEGTTNAVFHILRNAGALKSSREPSLVTCWGGHSINREEYEYTKDVGYHLGLRDLDICTGCGPGAMKGPMKGANVAHAKQRRKQGRYLGISEPGIIAAESPNPIVNELIIMPDIEKRLEAFVRTAHGIIVFPGGVGTAEEILYLLGILLHPENSELPFPVIFTGPASSAEYFRQIDEFIAYTLGEEARSRYTIIIDNPVEVARTMRGGIDEVAEFRRQHQDAFYYNWRLHIAPHFQQPFAPTHANMSGLALHRNQPVHELAANLRRAFSGIVAGNVKQEGIEEIERDGPFRLTAEAELMERLDALLTSFVAQGRMKLPGSDYVPCYTLCK; this is encoded by the coding sequence ATGAATTCTGTCACCAGCGAAGCGACGACCTATTCACGTGATGCCAGCTCCATGCTGGTCTCGACCATCATCTCGCCGGAAGGCAGCCTGGAAGTGCTCTCCCAGGATGAGGTCAATCGCCTGCGCGATACCTCTTCCAACGGCTTGCATGACATCCTGCGCCGCTGTGCGCTGGCCGTGCTCAATTGCGGCAGCCAGACCGATGACAGCGTCGCGGTGCTCAACGCACACAAGAATTTCGAGATCGAGGTGCTGCAGCAGGACCGCGGCATTCGCCTCAAGCTCGACAATGCGCCCGGCGATGCCTTCGTCGACGGCAAGATGATTCGCGGCATTCGCGAGCATCTCTCCAGCGTGTTGCGTGACATCGTCTACGTGGCCAACGAGATCCAGAACACTCCGCGTTTCGATCTCACGACCACCGAAGGCACCACCAATGCGGTGTTCCATATCCTGCGCAACGCCGGGGCGCTGAAGTCCTCGCGTGAGCCGAGTCTGGTCACCTGCTGGGGCGGTCACTCCATCAACCGCGAGGAATACGAGTACACCAAGGACGTGGGTTATCACCTCGGCCTGCGTGATCTCGACATCTGCACCGGGTGTGGCCCGGGCGCCATGAAGGGCCCGATGAAGGGGGCCAACGTCGCGCACGCCAAGCAGCGTCGCAAGCAGGGCCGTTATCTGGGCATCTCGGAACCGGGCATCATCGCCGCCGAATCGCCCAACCCGATCGTCAATGAACTGATCATCATGCCGGACATCGAGAAGCGCCTTGAAGCCTTCGTGCGCACTGCACATGGCATCATCGTCTTCCCGGGCGGCGTGGGCACCGCCGAAGAGATTCTCTATCTGCTCGGTATTCTGCTGCACCCGGAAAACAGCGAGCTGCCGTTCCCGGTCATCTTCACCGGCCCGGCGTCCAGCGCCGAGTACTTCAGGCAGATCGACGAGTTCATCGCCTACACCCTGGGCGAGGAAGCGCGCTCGCGCTACACCATCATCATCGACAATCCGGTCGAGGTGGCACGCACCATGCGCGGTGGCATCGACGAGGTGGCGGAATTCCGTCGCCAGCATCAGGATGCCTTCTACTACAACTGGCGCCTGCATATCGCCCCGCACTTCCAGCAGCCCTTCGCGCCGACCCACGCCAACATGTCGGGCCTGGCGCTGCATCGCAACCAGCCGGTACATGAACTGGCGGCCAACCTGCGTCGCGCCTTCTCGGGCATCGTCGCCGGCAACGTCAAGCAGGAAGGCATCGAGGAGATCGAGCGCGACGGGCCCTTCCGCCTGACCGCCGAGGCCGAGCTAATGGAGCGTCTCGACGCCCTGCTCACCTCCTTCGTCGCCCAGGGCCGCATGAAGCTGCCGGGCAGCGATTACGTGCCCTGCTACACCCTGTGCAAGTAA